Proteins from one Sarcophilus harrisii chromosome 2, mSarHar1.11, whole genome shotgun sequence genomic window:
- the BRD3OS gene encoding putative uncharacterized protein BRD3OS — MNGRVPLAEKALSEGYARLRYRDTSLLIWQQQQQKLESGPPGTYLSRSRSMWYSQYGNEAILVRDKNKLEVSRDTGQSKFCTIM; from the coding sequence ATGAATGGGCGAGTACCTCTAGCTGAGAAAGCTTTGTCTGAGGGCTATGCCCGGCTTCGGTACAGAGACACCTCCTTGCTTATCtggcagcaacagcagcaaaagTTGGAATCTGGACCCCCTGGGACTTACTTGAGTAGGAGCCGGAGCATGTGGTACTCACAGTATGGAAATGAGGCCATATTAGTAAGAGACAAAAACAAACTCGAAGTCTCTCGAGACACTGGACAATCAAAATTTTGCACAATTATGTAA